The region TTCAACTTTTACTGAGATGAAAATTGATGACATCGGGAAACTGGCTGCAACACTGTTCTCGAAATCCTGTGTCTTAGATCCATTACCATCTTCTATCATCAAACAATGCATAGACCTATTGCTGCCTACTATTACTACCATTGTCAACCTCTCTCTTCGTGATGGCTGCATGCCTACGTGTCTGAAATCTGCAGTATTGTCACCTCTGCTCAAGAAACCTGATGCGGACCTTTTATAATTCAAGAACTTTAGACCCATCTCGAACTTGAAAGCGCTATTGAAGATTATTGACAAAAGTGACCAATAACCTACATTAATGAACACATTTACATTCCTGACATTTACAAGGCCCTTGGTAATCCCAAGAGACGTTTCCGCAGCTCTTTTAAGCACTCACTTACATTCGTAAGCCATGTCATGAACTAATTCGATAATATCAATGTGTCAACCAACCACAATAAATTACAATTGAGCTATACAAACAAAACCGGATATTAAGTTATACGATGTTCGCGAATGTTCGTTACAAGCCATTTTATGCTAAAGACGGTTATAGTATTTTAACCAAAAacgttcataaaaagttttgaGTCAGCGACAACaaatttttaattctttttattatCATGCCTGACTGCTACTATGGCATTTTTATTGAGTTGTACACgtctaaaatattttaaatacgAGTCCTCATCTTCCACAAGATCCCAGCACAGATGTTTCATATTAGGACTCACTTTTGGATTTACAATAAGTTTGGTGACAGTTCTTTTTCTGTTGTCATATCTATGTTCTCCTGGCTGAAGGCATTCTGTTGCAATCTTGTCTGAtctttttttcaggtttcttaCTTCTGACCAGAAGTTTTTACCTTGGTATTTCACATTTTTCCAAAATGTTTGATTAAAGTGTTTGTAAAGAAGGACATCCGCCTGATTCCACTCCAAAAATGTAGTTCTAAACTTCTTGGGGATGTGATGCTTCTTCAATGACTGTAACCTTGAATTATGTTTTATGTACAGCACGTCCTCGAAACTCCAACAAAGGTGCCGCTTAAGCAGTATCAATGACTCATCAAAGTATTCCAGAAGCAAGACCATATCAAAATTTTCCTCAACTGAAAGGATAAAGTCACTGATGACATCTGCATTTTCAAAATCCCCAGGTTCTAAACCCAGATCAAAGCTCATACCATTTCTCAGAGTGTACATCCTGCTTATTTCTGGATTGAACATATTAATGTGCTCCATGAAATGTTGGAGGGGATTCAAAGAACCTGGAATACCAAGAAATGAAGGGAAATCTTCAAACAGAAAGGCCGATTCAAATCTTGAAATAGGATGTCTAAGGATTGTGATAAATTTAGTCCCAGAGGGCATGAGCGCTTGCATTGTGGTTTGATTGTACCTGaaagtgtttcaaaacagaaaaaaacgtGAAAATAGAATGGCTTAAAGAGCCTGCTTAAATGATTTTGTTAAAGACACCTGGGAGGAAAGTTTAAAATAACTTGAAGTATGAAGGTGTTAAACCATGCACTGCATTAACAAGATAAGGCTTACGATTAGGACTCAAatgaaaaccatttaaaagatATGAACTGGATGAAAATATGGTACGAAAACAACTTGCTGAATATTTGCTGGAACATTAATATCTAGGCTATGACAAATTACATTATGCAGAGGTAATGGACATATATGAAAACTTGAAGACctcttttcacaaaatgttggAGTGTCTCATGTTcttctattattttttttttaatctaagAATAATCATCTCCTCCCATCCAATGCGGCCTGTGAAACAAACTGTGTTTAGTAACATTATCCCTAGCCTGAAAGTGTCCGTGTTTGGACTAAAAAATAAGTGTTTCAATGGCTTGAAGCTTCTAGAGGATGTTGCAGTTTACAAAAGGTCTGACCAACAATCAGGTGTCCTTGGCACTCCTGTGACCCCTGTGTagaggggggactcccatacATTGATAGTAAGGTGTGAACGAATTACGCTCTCCCTGACCCCAAGCCATAGCCAATTCATGGTTGTTTTCAGTTCAGAAGTTTAATGTGAAGTTTAGAACACAACTGAGAAAGGGAAATACTGATGAGCTTTGAAGCAATGAATGGCTGGCTGGAGGACCACTTCATACCTTGCTCTTGACACGGCCAACCTTTTGCACAAGGGGACCCCATTTTGgggtttaacccattgactccggGGAATGAAActaaatagattttactcttaaACACCAGACCATTTTAATCATCAGTGGGGGGTTTAGGAGTCAACAGGTAAAGATGAGATTTCAACTCAAACAAATCATCAGTTGTGGTCACATTTGTCGACTAATTtcatttaatgatgaaatggtatatgaaataaccctaaccctaaccttaaccctaacccaTTACAACATTATCAAACGATTTATCCGAAAActggttgaaaaaaattggtatttaaattatttatgtATTATGAGCTCTTTCATTCTTAAAGGACCAGAAGAATCAGAGAATGCCTGGCTAGATATATGATAATGGAATAGGACTTAGCAATTACTTCAGTCAATCACAAATAAACTTCAAGATTAACAGTCCCAATAATTGAGGTAGAACTGTCAAGACTACCTTTTAGCAGTCCATGTTTCCACCATGTGGCTGTCATCCACAACAGTCAAGCGAACACTGTTGTGTAGGATAGCCAAAGAATACTTCAACACTTCCCTTATATCCTTTTCCATTACATGCCTCAGCAAAGTGAacacatgttgaaacatgcgtAGTTTCAGTTCTTCATTCTTCTTGACAACGGCTTGTGCATAGTGACATTGCCTCTGCTGTTTAGTCTTTGATTATGCTATAATGGGCAAATAATGAGACAGTGTACAAGGACATGACGATATTGCAGTGTCAGTCTTTGTTTCGAGTCGTTCTTTTGCAGTAATGAAACACTGGAATATTACACTCTTCTCATAACCCATTGGAAGAATGGCAAACACATCTCGGTTTAAAAGTAACTTTAAAAGCTGCAACTTTTTCTTCTCTATTGTAAAACTGGATGCCCGACATTGACAAAGACATTTGAAATACACATATATATCCAGCTATGTTGCCTAAAACCAAGTTCACCTGCTCGGCTGTCAAAATGACAGGCAGATGACACATTTTCGGTTTGTGAGTGGAAATGAAAATTCCATAGTGATCATTGCAAGCTCTTCTTTCACCACCCTGCCTTGCTTTCAAGAGCTTGCTTGCAGCCTAGTAGTAAACCTCCAGCAAAAACTTGCCATAGCTATCTACCTACAATGTAGTCCTTAGCatacatagaaaaaaaaattcccttttaAAGCTAATTTTAAGGTTGTAAAAGGTCAACTTATACAAGGGTAAATATGGTATTGTAAGTGGTTTTAACCTATCAGATTTCATTTTGCAAGTGTAGTGAAGAAGATGGTATATGTTTGTCATAGTAAATGAATGAAAGGATGTATAACCTTGGGACCCTTGGAAAAAATCTGAGTGCTCGTTACTCATTATCGTTATAATAGTGTAAAGTTTTGACAATTTCAGTCTCTAGCGGTGTAGGAGACAATTTCACATGTACCtgttatgcaccagtcatttgaaacccccgaccccccccccccccattcggGCCTTAGCGGGGGATTGCGGGGACTTTCACCTCATATACACTCCATTTCGGTTCCCCGGTAGGCGGGGAATTCGCTGGATGTCTCGGTCTTCGCATCCCCTACCGGGGGAATTAAGCGGGGCAGTCACTCCTTGGTCAGCGGTCTTCATTTTCGCGCCTCATagtaattttgcatacattattgtCGCTTTCTTGACAAACGTGGATTCCGGTCTAGATAATAATGCTTTGTAAAGTTTCTTATCGCCATGGACCGAAGAAGGCTGTTGTAGCCGAAAATCTTGAAAGTTTGATCGACAAAGGTAGGCACATTTTTTATGATATTGTATGGTCTGGACTCATTGTTCTCGAATGAATCGTTCCGCTTGAGTTTAATGTTCGCGAATGAAGATTGTAAGAATCGATCCGGTATGCATGTCCTTTTAACccaaatttttttattcttttgttatgaaaatcaATTGCATGTTCTTGTATTCAAAATCTCGTGTATGCATTTTTTATGTAACGGGCAACTGGTTTGGGTTGGTACATTTCGAAATGTACCTCCCAACTGGTTTTGACCTATGACCTATTTAATTATATCACAAATAGagctttagagcggttttcaattgagtgtcgaaagtaattagcgaattgctttggtttataattacttcactcagtgattggttcaaagttctcgcgccactttttcaaccaatcagaagtgaaaccaaaaccaattgtggctcgcgcgtgcacattttcccacgctttgtgtcagctacgtgtaattacttcgagttttgattggtttactggattgtctcccgtcctttttgattggccaaagtaattactttggttttggttttacgacactcatttgaaaaccactctaagttATGTCTATTATTATAACTATTTAGATCTATTGAAGCGTATTTTATGAGGACTGCTTTTTCTTGTGAGTTTACATGCTTTCTATGTGATGTTCGTTGACCAATAACTACGAAGTAAGGTTTTATTAGTCATGGATTGAAGAACCTTGCTTTTAGTCACATGTCAGAGAGTGAAAATTCAGTCAATTGAACTCTGGAGCGTCGgttgtttttaaaagaaaaatagatCAAAAATCTTCTAAAGGTGTTTTCATATGCATGCAAGTCATGAGCTTTAAATTGTGTTAGGGCTCTGCACCCTTTGATCAGTCGAATCAATTAACTTTTATAGTGAGGTGGATCACATTGTGTGCAATCATCAAACTGAATTAGCtgaaacaatttcaattccTGCTATTATTTGTGCGATTGACACTACTGCGATAGTTGtccgttgtgtttcattgtcagTTTATCCAGAGAAGTATCAAAGAAACTActacaataaagatattttgacaTACTCATTGTGCATTGAGGAGCCTTTGCAAGTTACAGTATCTGCTGGTCGCTGAAAGATCAATCTGTTTCTTTCATGGCTGCTAACAGTgtctttaattttaaccagCTTGGCAATGATAAGGTGTTTTACAAAAGGAGTACCATGTGTTGAACTGTAGGGGCGCGGGAATGCACCACTCACTTTTGTCCCCGGGAACCGGGGACTTCACTCACTTTCACTTGCATAAAAAGTTAATGCCCCGCTTAAGCCCGAATGGGGGGGGGGTGCGGtggtttcaaatgactggtgcattatTTTAATGGCCTCCTGTAGCTACCTACGACTAGTCTCCTATAGCTTGTCTGAACTGGTGACTAGAAGGTTGCAAATTTGACTCCTGCAGTGAATCACTCAGGTTTTTTGCCAAGCATCCCTCGGTCACCATTAAAGTAAAATACATCCTTTCCGATATAATTGTTTAGTTAAGAAGAAAGGATGGTGAAAATACCCCTCCCATCGCAAGCATGAGCCACAGCTCTATTCATAATAACTATTATCATGAAGGTTTAAACCGCCTCTCCAGAACATGAAAACACTCAAAATCTGCATGCCAGCTACTGTAGCCATGCAGATTGTCAGTGGGCACTTCCTAGAGGTACCAATGCTACTTGCAAtcgagttgaaaaaaaaaaaagcagaagtGAGTTTAAAAGAGCCGAGTGTAAAACCTGCATGATTTGTGATGCAGACCGTGAAAACGAAAACCAAGAGCCCTTACGTACCTTGCGTGACTGCATAACACGTTGGGCCTCTCATGGTCATAAGTATCCACAAAGCTGATTTGAAAGCTCCACGGCCAGAAAAACGAATATATCTGCTTTTTTGGTAACGCCACTGTTAAATGTCTGCTCTTTGCAAATCTGAACAACATGTTAGCTACAGAACTTCCACCAGTCTTGTGCGTCTtcagaaataaaatattatctACAGGGTAACAAGTGTTCCTGAAAAGAAATAACCATAACCTAACCCTTTGGCCATATTTTTCCAACCCTTCCCGTGATGTGAGGAAAAAGCTTAAAACGAACAGGGAATGGAGGACACAGAATATTTATAGTTCTACAAAccttttcaggcttctataaACAGATACAGCCGCAAACGTTATTAGGACAAAGGCTGCAAAAGCCACGATGGAAAATTTCTTTATACGACAAAGTTCTCGGAGCCTCATCATTCAAATCACAAGGCCAAGTATAACGGCTGCCAACACGTCTGCCATAATTGATGCCATGTAACCGGGAAAAACTGGGTACAGGCAAAGGAGTAGaagccaggggcccgtttcccCAAGAACTTTcgagcccgaaaagccatttgtgaaactgcaaaccgcttgttttggaaagccgatcttttaacatgttttcaagctaactaaaaaaaaatatgtctgttaagtttgacgacttaaatcctctccgttcttgcgATACAAAAGGAATTTTGAAACCCGAAAATGccctcgggactttcgagaaacgggccccaagGCCCGGTCGTTCAAAAGCCGAATTAACGCCAATCCCAGGAAAATAAGGATTTTAtctctctactcccaaatgctgttcaacgctgatattcggtaagatattacattagaagaagtcaaatcttgaaaaacaaaaataagcaaaagaaaatttcaccaAAAGTTAAAAGCATAAAACAATACTttgcgctaatcctggattaagttaatcggctttcgaacaaccgggcccaggtgggGAGTGGAAGAGTCTTTTCTCCTTTGGAAAATGAAGTGTTCATCACGACGGCTTAGAGTTGAATGGGACCAAAACGGAGACTGGGAGCCTAGACAAGGATGACAATGACGACTACGAGAACGTCATTTACTACTATTTTCATAATTCTATGGAATCTTACCATCAAGCGCCAAagtgcgttttggcttccatcaatcaaattgcCGAACATAGCCGGGGCGATCGACGCCGCCTACGGAAAGTGAATAGGAGTTTTTGTTTGGTTCACAGTTCGAACACCATTATGATACGTTTTTtgaaattcttcagtaaaaggATTCGCacagattccatcgctttccatgGGCGTTGAGTTCGAATGTACGAATataccgtgggaaccaaagatgctgattagTGGGTTGTCACGCATCAATATTGATTTCGTCATCTGTGTTTGCCGTCGGAAGTTTGATGGATGGAACCAAAAGCAGTTTGGCCGTTGGtgcttgaagatgaattccgcAGAAGCATAGCACGATTATTCCAAGACGTTCAACTTGAAAAGTGTATGGCAAAATTCGAGGAATAAGATTGTTATCATCGctgtggttgtttgggaagaaaactgaaaaactgaacaCCTATAGGACTCCTATAGTAGGGTGCTAACGTCCTACACATAACTGAAGTTTGGAAAGTTTACGACGCTGTTCGGACAAGGACGGCAAAAAGTTTGCCAGAGtataaaacgcacgtgcagggcccTGGTCTGTAAAGTCGTTGTTTTTATCCATTGAACCCATTGTTTGGCGACTAGTATTTTTtaaaggtcacaggtcattgttttaccaatacagaaagtatcctaaacatgggTTAAGGCTAAccccttaggcctaaggttagcttttatgaatgtttatgatactttctgtattaagGGCTGTCAACACCCAAACTCTTCAACTGTTGAGAACTGATAGGGATGGGATGACACTTGTGACGTCATTTATGATGACTTCATATTGCGTCTTTGACGCAAAAAGAAAGTACACTGTCACATAACCTAGGCAAAAAGTCAAAAAACGCGCGAAAAAGTTTCcatttgcattgcaaaatttgatttgattggtttatttcggACCAATCACATTATTGCTCAAATTACAATCCGTCCCGATTTATCGGGAGATTTCAGATCGTAATCGACTCTGCCCAAAATCTGGagtctcccggattatccgATTTTTTAGTGgcattctcgtagccgtcgtcgttcttCAGTGAAAAGCT is a window of Montipora capricornis isolate CH-2021 chromosome 13, ASM3666992v2, whole genome shotgun sequence DNA encoding:
- the LOC138030186 gene encoding galactose-3-O-sulfotransferase 3-like translates to MMRLRELCRIKKFSIVAFAAFVLITFAAVSVYRSLKRNTCYPVDNILFLKTHKTGGSSVANMLFRFAKSRHLTVALPKKQIYSFFWPWSFQISFVDTYDHERPNVLCSHARYNQTTMQALMPSGTKFITILRHPISRFESAFLFEDFPSFLGIPGSLNPLQHFMEHINMFNPEISRMYTLRNGMSFDLGLEPGDFENADVISDFILSVEENFDMVLLLEYFDESLILLKRHLCWSFEDVLYIKHNSRLQSLKKHHIPKKFRTTFLEWNQADVLLYKHFNQTFWKNVKYQGKNFWSEVRNLKKRSDKIATECLQPGEHRYDNRKRTVTKLIVNPKVSPNMKHLCWDLVEDEDSYLKYFRRVQLNKNAIVAVRHDNKKN